In Botrytis cinerea B05.10 chromosome 6, complete sequence, the following proteins share a genomic window:
- the Bcpic2 gene encoding Bcpic2 has translation MPSIFPSPDTLHDAFHSPNPYGRRNEPSIQPRTAPVSKRPTPLQARSELYTAWSVVDDAKNKANALSAEATKEFDKASAAAQAKTGKIELYSPKFYAACTFGGLLACGLTHTTVTPLDLVKCRRQVDSKMYTGNFQAWGKIFRAEGFRGIMTGWGPTFFGYSAQGAFKYGGYEYFKKFYADLAGPENAYKYKTWLYLSASASAEFIADVALCPFEAVKVRMQTTVPPFAKGTADGLSQIISKEGYAGLYKGLYPLWGRQIPYTMMKFASFETIVEMIYDRLPGQKSDYGKAAQTGVSFTGGYLAGILCAIVSHPADVMVSKLNATRLPGEAFGAATGRIYKDVGFRGLWNGLPVRIVMIGTLTGLQWMIYDYFKIFMGLPTTGGAAPVEKVSQ, from the exons atgccttccatctttccctctccagACACTCTTCACGATGCATTCCATTCTCCAAACCCCTACGGTCGCCGAAACGAACCATCAATTCAACCACGTACCGCTCCCGTATCAAAGCGCCCCACCCCACTTCAAGCCCGTTCAGAGCTCTACACAGCTTGGTCTGTTGTCGACGATGCGAAAAACAAAGCCAATGCATTGAGTGCAGAAGCTACAAAGGAGTTTGACAAAGCCAGTGCGGCTGCTCAAGCTAAAACTGGTAAAATCGAGTTGTATTCGCCAAAGTTCTATGCCGCTTGTACTTTTGGCGGATTGCTTGCTTGT GGTCTCACTCACACAACAGTCACTCCCCTCGATCTAGTAAAATGTCGTCGCCAAGTCGATTCCAAAATGTATACCGGCAACTTCCAAGCCTGGGGTAAAATCTTCCGCGCCGAAGGCTTCCGTGGCATCATGACCGGATGGGGTCCAACATTTTTCGGTTACTCCGCTCAAGGAGCTTTCAAATATGGTGGTTATGAATACTTCAAGAAATTCTACGCCGATCTCGCCGGTCCTGAGAATGCATACAAGTACAAAACATGGCTTTACCTATCCGCCAGCGCATCTGCAGAGTTTATTGCGGATGTGGCACTTTGTCCTTTCGAGGCCGTCAAGGTTAGGATGCAAACCACCGTTCCACCGTTTGCAAAAGGTACTGCAGATGGCCTTTCACAAATCATATCGAAGGAAGGCTATGCGGGATTATACAAGGGGTTGTATCCTCTCTGGGGACGACAGATTCCATATACAATGATGAAGTTCGCATCTTTCGAGACAATTGTAGAAATGATTTACGATCGCCTTCCTGGCCAAAAATCAGACTATGGTAAAGCTGCTCAGACAGGTGTTTCATTCACAGGTGGTTATTTGGCTGGTATTCTTTGTGCCATTGTTTCTCATCCTGCTGATGTTATG GTCTCCAAGTTAAACGCAACCCGACTTCCCGGTGAAGCATTTGGTGCTGCTACTGGACGTATTTACAAAGATGTTGGATTCCGTGGTCTCTGGAATGGTCTTCCGGTTCGTATTGTCATGATTGGTACTCTGACTGGTTTGCAATGGATGATTTAT GATTACTTTAAGATTTTTATGGGACTTCCTACTACAGGTGGAGCTGCGCCTGTTGAAAAAGTAAGTCAGTAA